Proteins encoded by one window of Phenylobacterium soli:
- a CDS encoding PAS domain-containing protein, which produces MNTVESSRELAWIRERLARPLPLAEDTAVIATTLQGQVAVWNRAAERLYGWSEAEALGRDILELTPAKYTREQSAEIMQALQAGETWEGEILLRRRSGDPVVAFVLDVPVGDVAGGQGAIVGVSSPAETGAAIREQAAEISATVRRWFEHP; this is translated from the coding sequence ATGAACACCGTCGAGAGCTCGCGTGAGCTCGCCTGGATCCGCGAACGGCTCGCCCGTCCCCTGCCGCTGGCGGAGGACACCGCCGTCATCGCCACAACCCTCCAGGGACAGGTCGCCGTCTGGAACCGGGCAGCCGAGCGCCTTTATGGTTGGTCGGAAGCCGAGGCCCTGGGGCGCGACATCCTCGAGCTGACGCCGGCCAAGTACACGCGCGAGCAGTCGGCCGAGATCATGCAGGCGCTGCAGGCGGGTGAGACCTGGGAAGGCGAGATCCTGTTGCGGCGTCGCAGCGGCGACCCCGTCGTCGCCTTCGTCCTCGACGTGCCGGTGGGCGACGTGGCCGGCGGCCAGGGCGCCATCGTCGGGGTCTCGAGCCCGGCGGAGACCGGCGCGGCGATCCGCGAGCAGGCAGCCGAGATCAGCGCGACGGTCAGGCGCTGGTTCGAACACCCCTAG
- a CDS encoding beta strand repeat-containing protein yields the protein MPTILGTNGADTLNGLSGDNLIQGGDGADKLNGGAGRDTLDGGLGADTLSGNSGDDVMVYDASASGLSTIAPGAGAGADVVDGGSGIDSLKLVLTYNQWISGSVQADLSAFLAFLNANTNVHTQEATNAIFTFSQSGWNLQASKIETLQVFVGNVQVAALDQAPVITSNGGQDTGTASVFENSTAVGTVQASDPDAVSVLSYSIVGGADAAKFSINATTGALAFVSAPDFEHPTASGGGNAYSVWVQASDGLLTDVQKLTVNVQNVNEAPAGTNGSGTVLEDGTYTFAASDFGFTDPNDSPANSLMAVKITTLPGAGSLQLNGVAVTAGQTIQAADIGNLTFTPAANANGTGYANLTFQVQDDGGTANGGVDLDPTANTFTFNVTPVNDAPAGTNGSGTVLEDGTYTFAASDFGFTDPNDSPANSLMAVKITTLPGAGSLQLNGVAVTAGQTIQAADISHLTFTPAANANGTGYASLTFQVQDDGGTANGGVDLDPTANTFTFNVTPVNDAPAGTNGSGTVLEDGTYTFAASDFGFTDPNDSPANSLMAVKITTLPGAGSLQLNGVAVTAGQTIQAADIGNLTFTPAANANGTGYANLTFQVQDDGGTANGGVDLDPTANTFTFNVTPVNDAPVNTVPSAQTVTAGSAAAISGLSVADVDDADNAIAGDETVQVSLAVGHGALNLSTTTGLTGDTDGSDGQLAITGTLAQVNAALASLSYTANSAYAGADTLSVTTSDLGHFGTGGAQSDSDTVALTVLSGNHAPVANNDAIIVSTNTGFTMPVGWLLANDTDADADTLAVTAANVTAANGWTISPVTSGGVVTGFTVNSPGTNSTTATLDYTLSDGHTTTTGHVTLTTTDTKITGGADTVDLHAQTYDFSYIDANQGNDAETGSTVVPAGDVLLGNSGDDNLAGNSGSDTLNGGTGADTLNGGSGADLFVYGATGESQVPGRNTSTDVISDFTHGVDRIDLSAIDADTGLAGNQAFAFAGATPTAHAIWWTETGGNTLVLADVNGDTTADMEIILTGVGKGLTAADFVL from the coding sequence ATGCCAACCATTCTTGGCACGAACGGCGCTGACACCCTGAACGGGCTGTCCGGCGACAACCTGATCCAGGGCGGCGACGGCGCCGACAAGCTCAACGGGGGCGCCGGCAGGGACACCCTCGACGGCGGCCTCGGGGCCGACACCCTGAGCGGCAATTCCGGCGATGACGTCATGGTCTACGACGCCAGCGCTTCGGGCCTGAGCACCATCGCGCCGGGCGCCGGCGCGGGGGCGGACGTCGTCGACGGCGGCTCGGGCATCGACAGCCTGAAGCTCGTCCTGACCTACAACCAGTGGATCAGCGGCTCGGTGCAGGCGGACCTCTCGGCCTTCCTCGCCTTCCTGAACGCGAACACCAACGTCCACACCCAGGAAGCGACCAACGCGATCTTCACCTTCAGCCAGTCGGGCTGGAACCTGCAGGCCTCGAAGATCGAGACCCTGCAGGTGTTCGTCGGCAACGTGCAGGTGGCGGCCCTCGACCAGGCGCCGGTGATCACCTCGAACGGCGGCCAGGACACCGGGACCGCCAGCGTCTTCGAGAACAGCACGGCGGTGGGGACCGTCCAGGCGAGCGATCCGGACGCGGTCAGCGTGCTGAGCTACTCGATCGTCGGCGGCGCCGACGCGGCCAAGTTCAGCATCAACGCGACGACGGGCGCGCTGGCGTTCGTCTCCGCCCCGGACTTCGAACATCCGACGGCGAGCGGCGGCGGCAACGCCTATTCGGTGTGGGTGCAGGCCTCGGACGGATTGCTCACCGATGTCCAGAAGCTGACCGTCAATGTGCAGAACGTGAACGAGGCCCCGGCCGGGACCAATGGCTCCGGCACGGTGCTGGAGGACGGGACCTACACCTTCGCGGCGAGCGACTTCGGCTTCACCGATCCGAACGACTCCCCTGCCAACAGCCTGATGGCGGTGAAGATCACCACCCTGCCGGGCGCGGGCTCGCTGCAGCTCAACGGCGTCGCCGTGACCGCGGGCCAGACGATCCAGGCGGCTGACATCGGCAACCTGACGTTCACGCCGGCGGCCAACGCCAACGGGACCGGCTATGCGAACCTGACCTTCCAAGTGCAGGACGACGGCGGCACGGCCAACGGCGGCGTCGACCTCGATCCCACGGCGAACACCTTCACCTTCAACGTCACACCGGTGAACGACGCCCCGGCCGGGACCAACGGCTCGGGCACGGTGCTGGAGGACGGGACCTACACCTTCGCCGCGTCAGACTTCGGCTTCACCGATCCGAACGATTCCCCGGCCAACAGCCTGATGGCGGTGAAGATCACCACCCTGCCGGGCGCGGGCTCGCTGCAGCTCAACGGCGTCGCGGTGACCGCCGGCCAGACGATCCAGGCGGCCGACATTAGCCATCTCACCTTCACGCCCGCGGCCAATGCCAACGGGACCGGCTATGCGAGCCTGACCTTCCAGGTGCAGGACGACGGCGGCACGGCCAACGGCGGCGTCGACCTCGACCCCACGGCGAACACCTTCACCTTCAACGTGACACCGGTGAACGACGCCCCGGCGGGGACCAACGGCTCGGGCACGGTGCTGGAGGACGGGACCTACACCTTCGCGGCGAGCGACTTCGGCTTCACCGATCCGAACGACTCCCCGGCCAACAGCCTGATGGCGGTGAAGATCACCACCCTGCCGGGCGCGGGCTCGCTGCAGCTCAACGGCGTCGCCGTGACCGCGGGCCAGACGATCCAGGCGGCTGACATCGGCAACCTGACGTTCACGCCGGCGGCCAACGCCAACGGGACCGGCTATGCGAACCTGACCTTCCAAGTGCAGGACGACGGCGGCACGGCCAACGGCGGCGTCGACCTCGATCCCACGGCGAACACCTTCACCTTCAACGTGACACCGGTGAACGACGCCCCGGTGAACACCGTGCCCTCGGCCCAGACGGTCACCGCCGGCTCGGCCGCCGCTATCTCGGGACTGTCGGTCGCCGACGTCGACGACGCGGACAACGCGATCGCCGGCGACGAGACGGTGCAGGTCAGCCTGGCGGTTGGCCACGGCGCGCTGAACCTGTCCACGACCACCGGCCTGACCGGCGACACGGACGGCTCGGACGGGCAGCTGGCGATCACCGGCACGCTCGCCCAGGTGAACGCCGCCCTGGCGAGCCTGAGCTACACGGCGAACAGCGCTTATGCCGGCGCCGACACCCTGTCCGTGACGACCAGCGACCTCGGCCATTTCGGGACCGGCGGCGCCCAGAGCGACAGCGACACCGTCGCCCTGACGGTGCTGAGCGGCAACCACGCGCCGGTGGCGAACAACGACGCCATCATCGTCTCGACCAACACCGGCTTCACCATGCCGGTCGGCTGGCTGCTGGCCAACGACACGGACGCCGACGCCGACACGCTGGCAGTCACCGCGGCCAACGTCACCGCCGCCAACGGCTGGACCATCAGCCCGGTCACCTCGGGCGGAGTGGTCACCGGCTTCACCGTGAATTCGCCCGGCACGAACAGCACGACGGCGACCCTCGATTACACCCTGAGCGACGGGCACACGACGACCACCGGCCACGTCACCCTGACCACCACCGACACCAAGATCACCGGCGGCGCGGATACGGTCGACCTGCACGCCCAGACCTACGACTTCTCCTACATCGACGCGAACCAGGGGAACGACGCCGAAACCGGCAGCACGGTGGTTCCGGCGGGCGACGTCCTGCTCGGCAACTCGGGCGACGACAATCTGGCGGGCAACTCCGGAAGCGACACCCTGAACGGCGGGACAGGCGCCGACACCCTCAACGGCGGCAGCGGCGCGGACCTCTTCGTCTATGGCGCGACCGGGGAGAGCCAGGTCCCTGGGCGCAACACCAGCACGGACGTGATCAGCGACTTCACGCACGGGGTGGACCGCATCGACCTGTCGGCCATCGACGCCGACACGGGCCTTGCCGGCAATCAGGCCTTCGCCTTCGCCGGCGCGACGCCCACCGCGCATGCGATCTGGTGGACCGAGACCGGCGGCAACACCCTGGTCCTCGCTGACGTCAACGGCGATACGACCGCGGACATGGAGATCATCCTGACGGGTGTCGGCAAGGGCCTGACCGCGGCCGACTTCGTGCTCTAG
- a CDS encoding mechanosensitive ion channel family protein gives MGLPFPNLPGAPAPAHAAPASPTVPLGDQIERLVNGGPQAWAPLLAGLLHALINLAIGAGILVVTLWVARWASRLAREALARLHGRSAPDAVLAGFLASLVRYTVVVIGGIAVLQQIGVQTTSVLAVLGAASLAIGLALQGGLSNVAAGVMILLLRPYRIGDRVKIADVVGRVHGLDLFVTRLHDLQNSVVFIPNSKALGEVVVNYSMLEVRRIDMDFGIDYDDDEDLALALLIEIAKADPRIVADPPPWAKVTALKDSSVTVTLRAWTSPAGYRDTQFDLIKAVKQRFQAAGLSFPYPHQVAVTQREFTPPDQARQEAELSSLSAAAKAEAGVVKGRSRGARSTGSTSEAKGPTG, from the coding sequence ATGGGCTTGCCTTTCCCCAACCTTCCGGGCGCGCCGGCTCCGGCGCACGCGGCGCCGGCGTCCCCGACCGTGCCGCTCGGCGATCAGATCGAGCGGCTGGTCAACGGCGGGCCCCAGGCCTGGGCCCCGCTGCTGGCCGGGCTGCTCCACGCGCTGATCAACCTGGCGATCGGCGCAGGCATCCTGGTCGTCACGCTGTGGGTGGCGCGATGGGCCTCGCGGCTGGCGCGGGAGGCCCTGGCGCGGCTGCACGGGCGCTCGGCGCCGGACGCGGTGCTGGCCGGCTTCCTCGCCTCGCTGGTGCGCTACACGGTGGTGGTGATCGGCGGCATTGCAGTGCTGCAGCAGATCGGGGTGCAGACGACCTCGGTCCTGGCGGTGCTGGGCGCCGCCTCCCTCGCCATCGGCCTGGCGCTGCAGGGCGGGCTGTCGAACGTGGCGGCGGGGGTGATGATCCTGCTCCTGCGGCCCTATCGGATCGGCGACCGGGTGAAGATCGCCGACGTGGTCGGGCGGGTGCACGGGCTCGACCTCTTCGTCACGCGCCTCCACGACCTGCAGAACTCGGTGGTGTTCATCCCCAACTCCAAGGCGCTGGGCGAGGTGGTGGTGAACTATTCGATGCTCGAGGTGCGGCGCATCGACATGGACTTCGGCATCGACTACGACGACGACGAGGACCTGGCGCTGGCCCTACTGATCGAGATCGCCAAGGCCGATCCGCGCATCGTCGCCGACCCGCCGCCCTGGGCCAAGGTGACGGCCCTGAAGGACTCCTCGGTGACCGTGACCTTGCGGGCCTGGACTTCGCCGGCCGGCTACCGAGACACCCAGTTCGACCTCATCAAGGCGGTGAAGCAGCGTTTCCAGGCGGCCGGCCTCAGCTTCCCCTATCCGCACCAGGTGGCGGTGACGCAGCGCGAGTTCACCCCGCCGGACCAGGCGCGGCAGGAGGCCGAGCTGAGCAGCCTCAGCGCTGCGGCGAAGGCCGAGGCCGGGGTGGTGAAGGGGCGCTCGCGCGGGGCGCGGAGCACCGGCTCGACCTCAGAGGCCAAGGGGCCGACCGGCTAG
- a CDS encoding DUF1801 domain-containing protein — protein MKRNPPPPGVTPSQMIDGRIAELAGWRGETLARVRDLIRAADPGVVEEWKWNVPVWSSSGILCTGEAYKAAVKLTFAKGASLPDPKGLFNSSLEGATRRAIDIREGETIDGKALQDLIRAAIALNRAKA, from the coding sequence ATGAAGCGAAACCCGCCCCCGCCCGGCGTCACGCCGTCCCAGATGATCGACGGCCGCATCGCCGAGCTCGCCGGCTGGCGCGGCGAGACCCTGGCCCGCGTCCGCGACCTGATCCGCGCCGCCGATCCCGGCGTGGTCGAGGAGTGGAAGTGGAACGTGCCGGTCTGGTCCTCCTCGGGCATCCTCTGCACCGGCGAGGCCTACAAGGCCGCCGTCAAGCTGACCTTCGCCAAGGGCGCCTCGCTCCCCGATCCGAAGGGCCTCTTCAACTCCAGCCTCGAGGGCGCCACCCGGCGCGCCATCGACATCCGGGAAGGCGAGACCATCGACGGCAAGGCTCTGCAGGATCTGATCCGCGCCGCCATCGCGCTCAACCGCGCCAAGGCCTAG
- a CDS encoding SRPBCC family protein: MTDLTPARPAAGPLSVVVERDIGHPPERIWRALTQPHLMAEWLMANDFVPELGARFNLRGEWGGVLDCEVLEIEPHRTLAYSWNFDHPTNGLTSVVTWTLTPTAAGTRLRMEQTGFRRDQPQNFGGAQIGWRANFDRLEALLAGPMIAP; the protein is encoded by the coding sequence ATGACCGACCTCACCCCCGCCCGGCCCGCGGCCGGCCCGCTCTCCGTCGTCGTCGAGCGGGACATCGGCCATCCGCCGGAGCGGATCTGGCGCGCGCTCACCCAGCCGCACCTGATGGCCGAATGGCTGATGGCCAACGACTTCGTCCCTGAGCTCGGCGCGCGCTTCAACCTGCGCGGCGAATGGGGCGGGGTGCTGGACTGCGAGGTGCTCGAGATCGAGCCGCACCGCACCCTCGCCTACAGCTGGAACTTCGACCACCCGACCAATGGCCTGACGAGCGTCGTCACCTGGACCCTGACGCCGACTGCCGCCGGCACGCGCCTGCGCATGGAGCAGACTGGATTCCGCCGCGACCAGCCGCAGAACTTCGGCGGCGCCCAGATCGGCTGGCGCGCCAATTTCGACAGGCTCGAGGCCCTCCTGGCCGGCCCCATGATCGCGCCCTGA
- a CDS encoding ArsR/SmtB family transcription factor, with the protein MSAAPDLLFRTLADPTRRALFERLCREGEQTVGALTAQAGVSQPAVSKHLAALKHAGLVRDRHEGRQTHYAAQLGALAPLLDWTRQMAGFWEGRFDRLEDLLARMDQ; encoded by the coding sequence GTGTCCGCCGCGCCCGACCTCCTGTTCCGCACCCTCGCCGACCCGACCCGGCGGGCCCTCTTCGAGCGCCTGTGCCGCGAGGGGGAGCAGACGGTCGGCGCGCTCACCGCCCAGGCCGGCGTCTCCCAGCCGGCGGTCTCCAAGCATCTCGCCGCCCTCAAGCACGCCGGCCTGGTCCGCGACCGCCACGAGGGGCGCCAGACCCACTACGCCGCCCAGCTCGGCGCCCTCGCGCCGCTGCTCGACTGGACGCGCCAGATGGCCGGCTTCTGGGAAGGTCGCTTCGATCGCCTCGAGGACCTCCTCGCCAGGATGGACCAATGA
- a CDS encoding YaiI/YqxD family protein, whose amino-acid sequence MTTIYIDADACPVKDEVYKVAGRYALPVFVVSNSWIRTPALPRVELVVVDAGPDVADDWIAERAGVGDIVVTTDIPLAQRALKAGAQAIRSNGQVFSHDNIGSALAGRAIGEHLRSMGEITGGPRPFAAADRSKFLQALDAAVVRAKRAG is encoded by the coding sequence ATGACGACCATCTACATCGACGCCGACGCCTGCCCGGTGAAGGACGAGGTCTACAAGGTGGCCGGGCGCTACGCCCTGCCGGTGTTCGTGGTGTCCAACAGCTGGATCCGCACGCCCGCCCTGCCGCGGGTGGAGCTGGTGGTGGTGGACGCCGGGCCGGACGTCGCCGACGACTGGATCGCCGAGCGGGCCGGCGTGGGCGACATCGTGGTCACCACCGACATTCCGCTGGCGCAGCGGGCGCTCAAGGCCGGCGCCCAGGCGATCCGGTCCAACGGCCAGGTGTTCAGCCACGACAACATCGGTTCGGCCCTTGCCGGACGGGCGATCGGCGAGCACCTGCGCTCCATGGGCGAGATCACCGGGGGGCCCAGGCCCTTCGCCGCCGCCGACCGCTCGAAGTTCCTGCAGGCGCTCGACGCTGCGGTGGTGCGCGCGAAGCGGGCCGGGTGA
- a CDS encoding flavin-containing monooxygenase, protein MAERLPKACIIGAGCSGFTTAKKLKDLGVPFDCFEMSDDIGGNWYFNNPNGMSACYESLHIDTSKWRLAFEDYPVPADWPDFPHHRQLLQYFHDYVDHFGLRPLITFNTRVERAERTADGLWKVTLGSGESRIYDVLFVCNGHHWDPRVPEYPGKFDGPAFHVHSYRTPFEPVDMRGKNVVIVGMGNSAMDVASELAQRPIAKNLWVAARRGVWVLPKYMDGKVADKASMPHWMPRKLGLALARAKIKRAVGRMEDYGLPKPDHEPLEAHPSVSGEFLTRAGCGDVKFKPNIAELMGRKVKFEDGSVEDVDVIVYATGYKISFPFFKDPELLPDAEHRFPLFKRMMKPEIPNLFFMGLAQPLPTLVNFAEQQAKLAGAYLVGQYKPPSPAEMKAVTAKDEALHLGPYYKAARHTIQVDFGIYVHDLLKEIEAGAKRAKAAGNPLPVPARAEAPAALAAE, encoded by the coding sequence GTGGCGGAGCGGTTGCCGAAGGCGTGCATCATCGGCGCGGGATGCTCGGGGTTCACGACGGCCAAGAAGCTGAAGGACCTCGGCGTGCCGTTCGACTGCTTCGAGATGAGCGACGACATCGGCGGCAACTGGTACTTCAACAACCCGAACGGGATGTCGGCCTGCTACGAGAGCCTGCACATCGACACCTCGAAGTGGCGGCTGGCGTTCGAGGACTATCCCGTGCCGGCCGACTGGCCGGACTTCCCGCACCATCGCCAGCTGCTGCAGTACTTCCACGACTACGTGGACCACTTCGGCCTTCGCCCGCTGATCACGTTCAACACCCGCGTGGAGCGGGCCGAGCGGACCGCGGACGGCCTCTGGAAGGTGACGCTCGGCTCCGGCGAGAGCCGGATCTACGACGTGCTGTTCGTCTGCAACGGCCACCACTGGGACCCGCGGGTCCCGGAATATCCGGGCAAGTTCGACGGCCCGGCCTTCCACGTGCACAGCTACCGCACGCCCTTCGAGCCGGTCGACATGCGCGGCAAGAACGTGGTGATCGTCGGCATGGGCAACTCGGCCATGGACGTGGCCTCGGAGCTGGCCCAGCGGCCGATCGCCAAGAACCTGTGGGTGGCGGCGCGGCGGGGCGTCTGGGTGCTGCCGAAGTACATGGACGGCAAGGTGGCCGACAAGGCGTCCATGCCGCACTGGATGCCGCGCAAGCTGGGCTTGGCCCTGGCGCGGGCCAAGATCAAGCGCGCGGTCGGGCGGATGGAGGACTACGGCCTGCCCAAGCCGGACCACGAGCCGCTGGAGGCCCACCCCTCGGTGTCGGGCGAGTTCCTGACCCGCGCCGGCTGCGGCGACGTGAAGTTCAAGCCGAACATCGCCGAGCTGATGGGCAGGAAGGTGAAGTTCGAGGACGGCTCGGTGGAGGACGTCGACGTCATCGTCTACGCCACCGGCTACAAGATCAGCTTCCCGTTCTTCAAGGACCCGGAGCTGCTGCCCGACGCGGAGCACCGCTTCCCGCTGTTCAAACGGATGATGAAGCCGGAGATCCCCAACCTGTTCTTCATGGGCCTGGCCCAGCCGCTGCCGACGCTGGTCAATTTCGCCGAGCAGCAGGCGAAGCTCGCCGGCGCCTACCTGGTCGGCCAGTACAAGCCGCCGAGCCCGGCCGAGATGAAGGCGGTCACCGCCAAGGACGAGGCGCTGCACCTCGGCCCCTACTACAAGGCCGCGCGGCACACGATCCAGGTGGACTTCGGGATCTATGTCCACGACCTCCTGAAGGAGATCGAGGCCGGAGCCAAGCGGGCCAAGGCGGCGGGCAACCCGCTGCCCGTTCCGGCGCGGGCCGAGGCGCCGGCGGCGTTGGCGGCGGAGTAG
- a CDS encoding serine hydrolase domain-containing protein, with product MSEQTIREALEKALAESGLPGAAAAAVTPTGETISLAVGHKGVADPAPLLPDQMFWIASMTKAITSLVALQLVAEGKLDLDAPVGPLVPELAEPQVLEGFGEDGQPRLRPAREPVTLRRLLSHTSGLGYDFASPDLIRWLGHAGQTTMGPTPPAGLPLLFEPGADWAYGFGIDFAGRMIEAVTKQDLGTVFAERVFKPLGMADTGFSLTDAQRARLAPMHARLPDGGLAPFPFGMPEPPFFQMGGGGLHSTAPDYLKFLEAVIGRGPQILPPAQMKLFTESQLTEPRPGVLKSAAKHLSNDFDAFPGQPTGWSLGFLVNLEPGPAGRAAGSLAWAGLSNCYYWADPKSGAAGVLMTQLLPFADPAALKLFEAFERAVYAD from the coding sequence ATGTCCGAACAGACGATCCGTGAAGCGCTGGAGAAGGCTCTGGCCGAGAGCGGCCTGCCCGGCGCCGCCGCCGCCGCCGTGACGCCCACGGGCGAGACGATCAGCCTCGCCGTCGGCCACAAGGGCGTCGCCGATCCGGCGCCGCTGCTCCCCGACCAGATGTTCTGGATCGCCTCCATGACCAAGGCGATCACCTCCCTCGTCGCCCTGCAGCTCGTCGCCGAGGGCAAGCTCGACCTCGACGCGCCGGTCGGCCCGCTCGTCCCCGAACTGGCCGAGCCCCAGGTCCTCGAAGGCTTCGGCGAGGACGGCCAGCCGCGCCTGCGGCCCGCTCGCGAGCCGGTGACCCTGCGCCGCCTGCTGAGCCACACCTCCGGTCTCGGCTACGACTTCGCCAGCCCCGACCTGATCCGCTGGCTCGGCCACGCCGGCCAGACCACCATGGGCCCAACCCCGCCGGCCGGCCTGCCGCTGCTGTTCGAGCCGGGCGCTGACTGGGCCTATGGCTTCGGCATCGACTTCGCCGGCCGGATGATCGAGGCGGTGACGAAGCAGGACCTCGGGACCGTCTTCGCCGAGCGCGTCTTCAAGCCGCTCGGCATGGCCGACACCGGCTTCTCGCTCACCGACGCCCAGCGCGCGCGCCTCGCGCCCATGCACGCCCGCCTCCCGGACGGCGGCCTCGCGCCCTTCCCGTTCGGCATGCCCGAGCCGCCGTTCTTCCAGATGGGCGGCGGCGGCCTGCACTCCACCGCCCCCGACTACCTGAAGTTCCTGGAAGCCGTGATCGGCCGCGGCCCGCAGATCCTGCCGCCGGCGCAGATGAAGCTCTTCACCGAGAGCCAGCTCACCGAGCCGCGCCCCGGCGTCCTGAAGAGCGCCGCCAAGCACCTCTCCAACGACTTCGACGCCTTCCCCGGCCAGCCCACCGGCTGGAGCCTCGGCTTCCTGGTCAACCTCGAGCCCGGCCCCGCCGGCCGCGCCGCCGGCAGCCTCGCCTGGGCGGGCCTCTCGAACTGCTACTACTGGGCCGATCCGAAGTCCGGCGCCGCCGGCGTCCTGATGACCCAGCTCCTCCCCTTCGCCGACCCCGCCGCCCTCAAGCTCTTCGAGGCTTTCGAGCGGGCGGTGTACGCCGACTGA
- a CDS encoding PaaI family thioesterase, whose translation MTDAVAPALHDTLGQIRVVEMANGRAAIEYEVGPQMCHSGGVAQGGFVCGWIDAAMAHASMSLLPDLTPMSLELKVSYFAPARPGRVIAEGWIERRGKATCFAEGRLLDAAGNVLAKASSTIRLIPREAVEAAAKKALG comes from the coding sequence ATGACCGACGCCGTCGCCCCCGCCCTGCACGACACCCTTGGCCAGATCCGCGTCGTCGAGATGGCGAACGGCCGGGCGGCGATCGAGTACGAGGTGGGTCCCCAGATGTGCCACTCGGGCGGCGTCGCCCAGGGCGGCTTCGTCTGCGGCTGGATCGACGCGGCCATGGCCCACGCCTCCATGTCGCTCCTGCCCGACCTGACGCCCATGTCGCTGGAGCTGAAGGTCAGCTATTTCGCGCCCGCCCGCCCCGGTCGGGTGATCGCCGAGGGCTGGATCGAGCGCCGCGGCAAGGCCACCTGCTTCGCCGAGGGCCGCCTCCTCGACGCCGCCGGCAACGTTCTCGCCAAGGCCAGCTCCACCATCCGCCTGATCCCGCGCGAGGCGGTCGAGGCCGCGGCCAAGAAGGCGCTCGGCTAG
- a CDS encoding response regulator gives MSLPDYIFDRVTADIRQQMAGILALTEQLARQRLTPDAQACLAGVSEAADAVRRTLDAALDIHAVASDGLALNPAPLVLRDLMDDVEARWRAAAGMAGVTLLVSYDGAPEACVHADRARLTQVFDAFIAEAVGGARRGAVEASLRAEEGPAGLRLTGRIRGARDPARDGRGLEARVREVDSQFGLEVALGVLLARRIVQELGGRIGEETNPGAGQTVAFELDLPKARALPEPEPRSAGRSAHVLVVDDNATNRMVAQALCEMFDCTSESAVDGVEALEAARAGRFDLILMDIKMPRMDGISAARAIRDLPGEAGEVPIVALTANADPDDAADYLAAGMDGVVEKPMKPEHLLAVLRQALDAQAAAA, from the coding sequence ATGTCCCTGCCGGATTACATCTTCGACCGCGTGACGGCCGACATCCGCCAGCAGATGGCCGGCATCCTGGCGCTCACCGAACAGCTCGCCCGCCAGCGCCTCACCCCCGACGCCCAGGCCTGCCTCGCCGGCGTCTCCGAAGCCGCCGACGCCGTGCGCCGCACCCTCGACGCCGCCCTCGACATCCACGCCGTCGCCAGCGATGGCCTCGCCCTCAATCCCGCGCCGCTCGTGCTGCGCGACCTGATGGACGACGTGGAGGCGCGCTGGCGCGCGGCGGCCGGCATGGCCGGGGTCACCCTGCTCGTCTCCTACGATGGCGCGCCGGAGGCCTGCGTCCACGCCGACCGCGCCCGCCTCACCCAGGTGTTCGACGCCTTCATCGCCGAGGCCGTCGGCGGCGCGCGCCGCGGCGCGGTGGAAGCCAGCCTGCGGGCCGAGGAAGGTCCCGCCGGCCTGCGGCTCACCGGCCGCATCCGCGGCGCCCGCGATCCGGCCCGCGACGGCCGCGGCCTTGAGGCCCGGGTGCGCGAGGTGGACTCCCAGTTCGGCCTGGAGGTGGCGCTCGGCGTGCTCCTGGCCCGACGCATCGTCCAGGAGCTCGGCGGCCGCATCGGCGAGGAGACCAACCCCGGCGCCGGCCAGACCGTCGCCTTCGAGCTCGACCTGCCCAAGGCCCGCGCCCTGCCCGAGCCGGAGCCGCGCTCGGCCGGCCGCTCGGCCCACGTCCTGGTGGTCGACGACAACGCCACCAACCGCATGGTCGCCCAGGCGCTGTGCGAGATGTTCGACTGCACCTCGGAGTCCGCCGTCGACGGCGTCGAGGCGCTGGAGGCGGCGCGCGCCGGCCGGTTCGACCTGATCCTGATGGACATCAAGATGCCCCGGATGGACGGGATCAGCGCCGCCCGCGCCATCCGCGACCTGCCCGGCGAGGCCGGCGAGGTGCCGATCGTCGCCCTCACCGCCAACGCCGATCCCGACGACGCCGCCGATTACCTCGCCGCCGGCATGGACGGGGTGGTCGAGAAGCCGATGAAGCCCGAGCACCTGCTGGCCGTCCTGCGTCAGGCCCTGGACGCCCAGGCCGCGGCCGCCTGA